The Scophthalmus maximus strain ysfricsl-2021 chromosome 7, ASM2237912v1, whole genome shotgun sequence genome includes a window with the following:
- the mical3a gene encoding protein-methionine sulfoxide oxidase mical3a isoform X13, producing the protein MGDGGAGATGGNGANRSHVLFDSFVQASTCKGTLKAFQELCDHTEVRPTEHRVFYHKLKSKLNYWKAKALWAKLDKRASHKEYKKGRACANSKCLIIGAGPCGLRTAIELAFLGARVVLLEKRDAFSRNNVLHLWPFTIQDLRGLGAKKFYGKFCAGAIDHISIRQLQLMLLKVALLLGIEIHVNVEFKGLIEPPGDQETERIGWRAEVHPRTHPVNELEFDVIIGADGRRNTLPGFGRKEFRGKLAIAITANFINRHTSAEAKVEEISGVAFIFNQKFFQDLREATGIDLENIVYYKDDTHYFVMTAKKQSLLEKGVILHDYADTEMLLSRANVDQAALLSYAREAADFSTSQQLPTLDFAINHYGQPDVAMFDFTCMYASENAAMVRQRNGHQLLVALVGDSLLEPFWPMGTGIARGFLAAMDSGWMVKSWAQGKTPLEVLAERESIYRLLPQTTTENISKNFNQYCVDPTTRYPNISLNFLKPSQVRHLIDTGESREMRIEIENVINSSTPKLARNENCLLDKQSQESIARSSKLLNWCQRQTEGYRNVKVTDLTMSWKSGLALCALIHRYRPDLIDFDSLDERDQEKNNQLGFDVAEKEFCISPCMTGKEMSSVVEPDKLSMVMYLSQFYEMFKDTVPPGDKQNMSPEEKAALIASTKSPISFLSKLGQSIAISRKRNPKDKKEKDVDGLGKRRKTSQSEDEELSRASRDDRPCVPALQSERKMDCAAVGNHNKVKVMATQLLAKFEENAPAQHSGLKRQARSGADPLSSSGSRSCPKKTILLPSSSSTSSLSLHSEHFSKSEEEEELEYYERPLKHGEWEPLQPTDPGPIHIPGIQERADRLVSRFKDKPDKLPKPKKKPSRFFLERWYLSRGLTESPVSSPDSCRKESAGPLHSDDPTPLYGLSIQERAEQLAAQFERKPPVGPQKKPSCLFTEQWHLARAQTPPGSPPSSSDALRQRYVRMYTGGVSSLAEQIASQLQSQEDPKPLPEKRDLGSLRKDFPVNIGGSDVCFFCRKRVYVMERLSAEGKFFHRSCFKCDYCNTTLRLSSYAFDVEDGKFYCKPHYCYRLSGYAQRKRPAPSPAPITAKENLTPQSSPSAVDAPGRAMAAAAPSSELQPSVPEVNGLQEPSLAKRLRGTPERIELENYRLSLQREEELEEVPEETLAEHNLSSVLDKATDADLGSSSSESDMEEEDEQEDQDLDQDQEEEEAEDQQLASPSDLGGVPWKEAVELHAKLRGDPGDEDDEEGEGEGEHDALGDAASRNGELDEEEEEEEEEDEDDEESSDEGDYCPWDKELQSGLWLEKYLTDEEDVGTFKARNLPLQQVLQPVDPQAIPGLVRTHRDPEGDKDGRPASASQLSHPSELTQPSSAAPAHTSARHEAVRVWLESMSGEPCEDEDLEAEANSPDMEPGTEMDQDDIPSDAEAESRLHQSEDAGALPEEDKKSESVGVSSGVEPSSISPMQKDVVLSPLEPPPEPETQILLVKSPGTRFFSDPFIPEETTAERTAPSPAARSPLCPSPVPSPPAAAAAAASPVNVSAASPPSSPTRSPVASPLKPAIKSPVRSPVRSPVSPPIRSQPTPLPETRTPISPVYPHRSICPLTGNPLSPICAQPLPCHEPSSPLTSDSPVRTQPVPAVTSTPMGQTDRGTPEPSKSIDSSTEEAKKTDIIEEFWQKSAEIRKSLGLTPLDRSSKIFEKSVVKEAPSQDPTPVKAPGVSEEQKPAFTGRAVIRRLNITLEGQVITPVAPAELKSNGSDKRDLSSSSGLGLNGSMATSQTANSDSYTMSDSTMLTPPSSPPPPVPANQSPAVFRQQRHQVSWSNGTERLPPERVKEPQKSRTPVPAPRTQLSPASQPKPAPRKVPSPQAAAEAAPEVAPDAAHEAAPVVVMRVKKKPRSEEVRKSFVETVEEIPFADDVEETYDERTPETSMNRYYTPPTSKPSRVKPPLHLALAMENGKPNIPASKAQRATQFSPEAKEIAEERIRAREKSVKSQALKEAMAKQLNRMKESDIDKGASPKVAWSATPDAAGKSKKPAASPKSSAVKALEKKTETLPERFFSSNKSLDSSVASSDGSSAGKSKKRSSLFSPRKNKKEKKAKNDGSRLSGADETPPKHKSLWKAVFSGYKKDKKKKDDKSCPSTPSSSSTTQDSGKKGTSPTGKSSDLKSRRNLSFSEDSDLSCDDVLERSSQKSKADRHADIFDLVSDIQKETIKEQGLEKERRRELKEKRRAKERQKEREREKEVAREKDKDDEESVYVPHALAFKRSYATKKTYTEEELNAKLTRRVQKAARRQAKQEELKRLHRAQIIQRQLEQVEEKQRQLEERGVAVEKALRGEAGLYKGTYTLPKQHKRRSDYWGDSNYSEILDLHLGVEPFVGMPRQRRALSFCPCCSPEGMGKKDDPKLMQEWFKLVQEKNALVRYESELMIFARELELEDRQSRLQQELRERMAVEDHLKTDKELAQERQILNEMLEVVEQRDALVALLEEQRLREKEEDKDLEGVMLSKGFNLNWV; encoded by the exons ATGGGGGATGGAGGTGCTGGTGCCACCGGAGGAAACGGGGCGAATCGGTCCCACGTCCTGTTCGACAGCTTCGTCCAGGCGTCCACGTGCAAGGGCACGCTCAAGGCCTTCCAGGAGCTGTGCGACCACACAGAGGTCAGGCCCACGGAGCACCGGGTCTTCTATCACAAGCTCAAGTCCAAGCTCAACTACTGGAAGGCCAAGGCGCTCTGGGCCAAGCTGGACAAGAGGGCCAGCCACAAGGAGTACAAGAAGGGTCGCGCCTGTGCCAACTCAAAG TGTCTGATCATCGGTGCGGGGCCATGCGGCTTACGTACCGCCATCGAGCTGGCCTTCCTGGGGGCCAGAGTGGTGCTGCTGGAGAAGAGAGACGCCTTCTCCAGGAACAACGTGCTGCACCTCTGGCCCTTCACCATCCAGGACCTCAGGGGCCTCGGGGCCAAGAAGTTCTACGGGAAGTTCTGTGCCGGTGCCATCGATCATATCA GTATTCGTCAGCTCCAGCTGATGCTGCTCAAAGTGGCTCTCCTCCTGGGCATTGAGATCCATGTCAACGTAGAGTTCAAGGGTCTCATTGAGCCCCCCGGCGATCAAGAAACTGAAA GGATAGGCTGGAGGGCTGAGGTCCACCCCAGGACGCACCCTGTCAACGAGCTGGAGTTCGATGTCATCATCGGAGCAGACGGAAGGAGAAATACCTTACCAG GGTTTGGGCGTAAGGAGTTCCGGGGCAAGCTCGCGATCGCCATCACCGCCAACTTCATCAACAGGCACACGTCGGCGGAGGCAAAGGTTGAAGAGATCAGCGGTGTGGCCTTCATCTTCAACCAGAAGTTCTTTCAAGACCTCCGAGAAGCCACAG GTATTGACCTGGAAAACATCGTTTACTACAAGGATGACACGCACTACTTTGTGATGACTGCCAAAAAGCAGAGCCTGTTGGAGAAAGGAGTCATTCTGCAT GACTATGCGGACACAGAGATGCTGCTTTCCCGAGCTAACGTAGACCAGGCCGCCCTGCTCTCTTACGCCCGAGAGGCTGCGGATTTCTCCACCAGCCAACAGCTGCCCACACTGGACTTTGCCATCAACCACTACGGCCAGCCGGATGTGGCCATGTTCGACTTCACCTGCATGTACGCCTCGGAGAACGCCGCCATGGTGCGCCAGCGCAACGGCCACCAGCTGCTGGTGGCGCTGGTGGGCGACAGCCTGTTGGAG CCCTTCTGGCCCATGGGCACCGGCATCGCCCGAGGTTTCCTGGCGGCCATGGACTCAGGCTGGATGGTGAAGAGCTGGGCTCAAGGAAAAACCCCACTGGAGGTGCTGGCTGAGAG GGAGAGTATCTACCGCCTGCTGCCCCAGACCACAACGGAAAACATCAGCAAGAACTTCAATCAGTACTGCGTGGATCCGACCACGCGCTACCCCAACATAAGCCTTAACTTCCTTAAGCCCAGCCAG GTTCGGCATCTCATCGACACGGGGGAGTCGAGGGAAATGCGCATAGAAATAGAGAACGTTATCAACTCGTCGACGCCCAAGTTGGCCAGGAATG AAAATTGCCTGCTTGACAAGCAGTCGCAAG AATCCATCGCTCGATCTAGTAAGCTGCTCAACTGGTGCCAGAGACAAACGGAGGGATACAGGAATGTTAAAGTCACAGACCTCACCATGTCCTGGAAGAGCGGTCTGGCCCTGTGTGCCCTCATCCACCGGTATAGACCGGATCTCAT TGACTTTGACTCGCTGGACGAGCGCGACCAGGAAAAGAACAACCAGTTGGGCTTCGACGTGGCGGAGAAGGAGTTTTGCATATCGCCCTGCATGACTGGCAAGGAGATGTCTTCCGTGGTGGAGCCAGACAAACTCTCCATGGTCATGTACCTCAGCCAGTTTTATGAGATGTTCAAGGACACAGTGCCACCCGGAG ATAAGCAAAACATGAGTCCGGAGGAGAAGGCAGCACTGATAGCCAGCACCAAGTCTCCCATCTCGTTCCTCAGCAAACTGGGTCAGAGCATAGCGATATCCAGGAAACGGAATCCAAAG gacaaaaaagagaaggatgTGGACGGTTtggggaagagaaggaaaaccAGTCAGTCTGAAGAT gaGGAATTATCCAGGGCCAGTCGTGACGACAGGCCGTGCGTCCCCGCTCTCCAGTCTGAGAGAAAAATGGACTGTGCCGCTGTGGGGAACCACAACAAAGTCAAGGTCATGGCCACCCAGCTGCTCGCCAAGTTCGAGGAGAACGCCCCTGCCCAGCACTCAGGACTCAAACGACAG GCCAGAAGTGGCGCGGACCCACTGTCCAGCTCGGGCTCTCGGAGTTGCCCAAAGAAAACCATTCtgctcccttcttcctcctccacttcctcgctctctcttcacTCAGAG CATTTCAGcaaaagtgaggaggaagaggagcttgAATACTACGAAAGGCCTCTGAAACACGGG GAGTGGGAGCCTCTGCAGCCGACAGACCCGGGACCCATTCACATACCTGGTATACAGGAGAGGGCCGACCGCCTGGTGTCACGGTTTAAGGACAAACCTGACAAGCTGCCGAAG CCCAAGAAAAAGCCGTCCCGCTTCTTTTTAGAGCGGTGGTACTTGTCCCGAGGCCTAACAGAGAGTCCAGTATCCTCTCCTGACTCCTGTAGAAAG GAGTCAGCAGGGCCCCTGCACTCTGACGACCCAACGCCCTTATATGGGCTTAGTATTCAGGAGAGGGCCGAGCAACTTGCCGCTCAGTTTGAGCGCAAGCCGCCAGTTGGACCACAG AAAAAACCCTCTTGTTTATTTACGGAACAATGGCACCTGGCCCGAGCCCAGACTCCGCCCGGCTCGCCCCCCTCGTCCTCTGACGCCCTCCGACAG CGCTATGTAAGGATGTACACGGGGGGAGTTAGCTCACTGGCTGAGCAGATAGCCAGTCAGCTTCAGTCTCAGGAAGACCCCAAGCCCCTGCCTGAAAAGAGGGATTTG GGCTCCCTGAGAAAGGATTTCCCGGTCAACATCGGCGGCAGCGACGTCTGCTTCTTCTGTCGAAAGCGCGTGTACGTGATGGAGAGGCTGAGCGCCGAGGGGAAGTTCTTCCACCGCAGCTGCTTCAAGTGCGACTACTGCAACACCACACTGCGACTGTCCTCTTATGCCTTCGACGTGGAGGACG GGAAATTTTACTGCAAGCCGCACTACTGTTACCGACTGTCTGGCTACGCCCAGAGAAAGAGGCCTGCTCCCTCCCCTGCTCCAATCACAGCGAAG GAGAACCTGACGCCCCAGTCCTCCCCATCGGCCGTAGACGCCCCAGGAAGGGCGATGGCAGCGGCGGCCCCCTCGTCCGAGCTCCAGCCCTCAG TGCCGGAGGTCAACGGACTGCAGGAGCCGAGCCTGGCCAAGCGCCTGCGTGGCACTCCGGAGCGCATCGAGCTGGAGAACTACCGCCTGTcgctgcagagggaggaggagctggaggaggtgccCGAGGAGACGCTGGCCGAGCACAACCTCAGCAGTGTGCTGGACAAGGCCACAGACGCCGACCTGGGCTCCAG TAGCTCAGAGtcagacatggaggaggaggatgagcaggaggaccaggacctggatcaggatcaggaggaggaggaggcggaagacCAACAGCTTGCCAGCCCCTCGGACCTCGGCGGCGTTCCCTGGAAGGAGGCGGTGGAGCTCCACGCCAAGCTGAGGGGCGACCCCGGCGACGAAGAcgacgaggagggagagggagagggggagcaCGATGCTCTGGGCGACGCGGCCAGCAGGAACGGCGAAttagatgaagaagaagaggaggaggaggaggaggatgaagatgacgaggagTCGAGCGATG AGGGGGATTACTGCCCCTGGGACAAAGAGCTCCAGTCCGGCCTCTGGCTGGAGAAGTACCTCACAGACGAAGAGGATGTTGGTACATTTAaag CCAGGAACCTGCCGCTCCAACAGGTCCTGCAGCCGGTGGATCCCCAGGCCATTCCAGGTCTGGTGCGAACACACCGCGACCCTGAGGGAGACAAGGATGGCCGGCCGGCCTCGGCCTCCCAACTCTCCCATCCCTCTGAGCTCACACAGCCCTCCTCCGCAG CACCTGCCCACACATCCGCCCGACACGAGGCAGTGAGAGTCTGGTTGGAGTCCATGTCTGGAG AACCGTGTGAGGACGAAGACCTGGAGGCAGAAGCCAACAGCCCAGATATGGAGCCCGGAACAGAGATGGACCAGG ACGACATCCCTTCAGACGCAGAAGCCGAGTCTCGTCTGCACCAGTCGGAGGACGCTGGAGCACTTCCTGAAGAAGACAAGAAATCTGAGAGTGTGGGAGTGTCCTCCGGCGTTG AACCCTCCAGCATCAGCCCGATGCAGAAGGATGTTGTCCTCTCACCTCTCGAACCGCCACCAGAGcctgagacacag aTACTTCTTGTGAAGTCGCCCGGCACTCGCTTTTTCTCGGATCCGTTCATACCCGAGGAAACGACGGCCGAGAGGACAGCTCCTTCCCCGGCTGCCAGGAGCCCGCTGTGCCCTTCGCCcgtcccttctcctcctgctgctgccgctgctgccgcttcTCCCGTCAATGTCTCTGCCGCATCGCCTCCCAGTTCGCCCACCAGATCGCCTGTCGCCTCCCCACTCAAGCCTGCAATCAAGTCCCCCGTCAGATCCCCCGTCAGGTCTCCCGTTAGCCCACCGATCCGCTCCCAGCCCACCCCCCTACCGGAGACGCGCACTCCTATATCTCCCGTCTACCCTCACCGCTCCATTTGCCCTCTCACGGGTAACCCCCTCTCCCCAATCTGTGCGCAGCCGTTGCCTTGTCACGAACCGTCGTCGCCGCTCACCTCGGATTCTCCCGTCAGAACTCAGCCTGTCCCCGCGGTCACCTCCACGCCCATGGGCCAGACTGACAGGGGCACGCCGGAGCCCTCAAAGTCTATAGATTCCTCGACGGAGGAAGCTAAGAAGACCGATATCATCGAGGAATTTTGGCAAAAGAGCGCCGAGATAAGGAAAAGCCTCGGCCTGACTCCTTTGGATCGCAGTAGCAAAATCTTCGAAAAGAGCGTCGTTAAGGAGGCTCCGTCGCAGGACCCCACCCCTGTCAAGGCACCAGGTGTGTCAGAGGAGCAGAAGCCTGCCTTTACTGGCCGCGCTGTCATTCGCAGGCTCAACATCACTCTCGAGGGTCAGGTAATTACGCCCGTTGCCCCTGCCGAGCTCAAGAGTAATGGCTCTGATAAGAGGGacctcagcagcagctctggctTGGGGTTGAACGGCAGCATGGCCACGAGTCAGACGGCGAACAGCGACAGCTACACCATGTCCGACTCCACGATGCTCACCCCGCCCTCCAGCCCGCCGCCACCCGTGCCTGCAAATCAGTCTCCAGCCGTGTTCAGGCAGCAGAGACACCAGGTGTCCTGGAGCAACGGAACAGAAAGACTTCCACCGGAGCGCGTCAAAGAGCCACAAAAATCCAGGACTCCTGTTCCCGCGCCGCGGACCCAGCTGAGCCCCGCGTCTCAGCCCAAGCCTGCGCCCAGGAAAGTGCCATCGCCCCAGGCAGCTGCGGAAGCGGCTCCCGAAGTGGCTCCCGATGCGGCTCATGAAGCAGCTCCAGTGGTCGTCATGAGGGTGAAGAAGAAGCCCCGGtcggaggaggtgaggaagtcGTTTgtggagacggtggaggagATTCCGTTTGCCGATGACGTGGAGGAGACGTACGACGAGCGGACGCCGGAAACGAGCATGAACAGGTATTACACTCCACCCACCAGCAAGCCCAGCAGAGTGAAACCTCCTCTGCATCTGGCGCTGGCAATGGAGAACGGTAAACCCAACATCCCGGCTTCTAAGGCACAGAGGGCGACTCAATTCTCTCCAGAGGCCAAGGAGATCGCCGAGGAGAGAATCCGGGCCAGAGAAAAGTCTGTCAAGAGCCAGGCGCTGAAGGAGGCCATGGCCAAGCAGCTGAACAGAATGAAAGAATCCGACATTGACAAGGGCGCCTCGCCCAAAGTGGCCTGGAGCGCAACGCCGGACGCCGcgggaaaaagtaaaaagccgGCCGCATCACCGAAGTCGTCGGCCGTGAAAGCCCTCGAGAAGAAGACGGAGACTCTGCCCGAGCGCTTCTTCAGCAGCAACAAGAGCCTGGACAGCTCAGTGGCCTCGTCCGACGGCTCCTCCGCCGGCAAGAGCAAGAAGCGCAGCTCGCTCTTCTCGCCGCGCAAGAataagaaggagaaaaaggccAAGAACGACGGCAGCAGGCTCTCCGGCGCCGACGAGACGCCGCCCAAGCACAAGTCGCTGTGGAAGGCAGTGTTCTCCGGCTacaagaaggacaagaagaagaaggacgacAAATCGTGTCCGAGCACGCcgtccagcagctccaccacTCAGGACTCTGGCAAGAAGGGAACATCGCCAACCGGGAAATCATCAG ATTTGAAATCCCGCAGAAACTTGAGCTTCTCCGAGGACTCTGACCTGTCGTGCGACGACGTCCTCGAGCGATCCTCCCAGAAGTCGAAGGCAGAT CGGCACGCGGACATCTTTGACCTCGTGTCAGACATTCAGAAGGAGACGATAAAGGAGCAGgggctggagaaggagaggaggagggagttaaaggaaaaaaggagggcgaaagagaggcagaaagagagagagcgggagaaagaGGTTGCTCGAGAAAAGGACAAAGACGACGAGGAG TCGGTTTATGTTCCTCATGCGCTGGCGTTCAAGAGATCGTACGCCACGAAG AAAACCTACACGGAGGAAGAGCTGAACGCCAAGC